One genomic segment of Bacillus oleivorans includes these proteins:
- a CDS encoding rhomboid family intramembrane serine protease, producing the protein MFVRTESFREYIKQYPMITAIVCINIIVYLAAFLPFLPNSTIINSLIGVNFFIQQGEIWRLVTPIFLHVSFTHFLMNSLAVVIFSPFLEKLLGKMGFLNLYLFSGIVGNLATFILLPPTYAHLGASGSFYGLFGFYFALILFRKHSFPKQIRQSIMVILGLGILFTAFQPNINWIGHVFGAIGGFGFAYYFLHFGRGKYQG; encoded by the coding sequence ATGTTTGTAAGAACCGAGAGTTTTCGTGAATATATAAAACAATATCCAATGATTACTGCGATCGTATGTATTAATATAATCGTTTATTTAGCTGCTTTCCTGCCATTTTTACCAAACAGTACAATTATCAATTCATTGATTGGCGTTAATTTTTTCATCCAACAGGGTGAAATTTGGAGATTAGTAACTCCTATCTTTCTCCATGTGTCCTTTACCCATTTTTTAATGAATTCACTTGCTGTTGTGATTTTTTCACCATTTCTAGAGAAATTACTGGGAAAAATGGGATTTTTAAATCTCTATCTATTTTCTGGGATTGTCGGCAATCTCGCAACCTTTATCTTATTGCCGCCGACCTACGCTCATCTTGGAGCGAGCGGATCCTTTTATGGCTTATTCGGATTTTATTTCGCTTTAATCCTATTTCGAAAGCACAGTTTTCCAAAACAAATTCGCCAATCTATTATGGTGATCCTTGGATTAGGTATTTTATTCACAGCCTTCCAGCCTAATATCAATTGGATCGGACATGTATTTGGAGCGATCGGAGGCTTTGGATTCGCCTATTATTTTTTACATTTTGGAAGAGGAAAATATCAGGGTTAA
- the acpS gene encoding holo-ACP synthase, which translates to MIRGIGIDIIEKKRIEKVIERQPRFPQRILTSNEIAEYAQYPMKRKIEYLAGRFAAKEAYAKARGVGIGKELSFQSIEIQKDSFGKPYFSKPVSKGVHLTISHSQEFVVAQAIIEEV; encoded by the coding sequence TTGATACGAGGAATAGGGATAGATATTATTGAAAAAAAGCGGATCGAAAAAGTTATAGAGCGTCAGCCGAGATTTCCGCAGCGCATTTTAACATCTAACGAAATAGCAGAATATGCGCAATACCCTATGAAGCGAAAAATTGAATATTTAGCGGGAAGATTTGCGGCCAAAGAAGCATATGCAAAAGCAAGGGGAGTTGGAATCGGCAAGGAATTATCTTTTCAGTCGATTGAGATACAAAAGGATTCTTTTGGGAAACCGTATTTTTCAAAACCTGTTTCAAAGGGTGTTCATCTAACAATCTCTCATAGTCAGGAGTTTGTTGTGGCACAGGCGATTATAGAGGAAGTTTAG
- a CDS encoding LolA family protein codes for MKKWLLPLLCLVLMVVLSACGAKSQEDVVGDLNKRMDDLTSYKTKAKMTLQMGTEPQEYNVEVWHNDPDFYRVELKNSQSDQSQMILRNKEGVFVLTPALNKSFRFQSDWPKNSSQPYLYESLVQDIMEDPEATFKETEKHYVFETKTRYQNNKMLPMQEITLSKEDLSPVSVKVMDTDRNPLVTVEFSDTEFNSKFNPDAFDMKRNMEGAQLDKETAADVDEEQSQGDEFAVMYSNDVAAKLIEEKMIDTEDGNRVIQMYQYQSADSTKKFTLIQEKAEIMPAGAMASTPVNGEPVDLGFTVGAMTATGIQWTYDGVEYMLASSELTPEEMVSVARSVQGTMVK; via the coding sequence ATGAAAAAGTGGTTGTTGCCATTGTTGTGCCTGGTGTTAATGGTTGTACTAAGTGCCTGTGGAGCAAAGTCCCAAGAGGATGTAGTTGGTGATTTAAACAAAAGGATGGACGATCTTACATCTTACAAAACAAAAGCAAAGATGACACTGCAAATGGGTACGGAACCGCAAGAATACAATGTAGAAGTTTGGCACAACGATCCTGATTTTTATCGGGTTGAGCTGAAAAATTCTCAATCTGATCAAAGTCAAATGATTTTACGGAACAAGGAAGGTGTCTTTGTATTAACACCGGCCTTGAACAAGAGTTTCCGCTTCCAAAGTGATTGGCCTAAGAACTCTAGTCAGCCTTACCTTTACGAGTCTCTTGTTCAGGATATTATGGAAGATCCTGAGGCAACCTTTAAAGAGACGGAAAAGCATTATGTATTTGAAACGAAAACCCGTTATCAAAACAACAAAATGCTGCCTATGCAAGAAATTACACTATCCAAGGAAGATCTATCGCCTGTTAGTGTAAAAGTAATGGACACAGATCGTAACCCATTAGTTACAGTTGAATTTAGTGACACGGAATTTAACTCAAAATTTAACCCGGATGCATTTGATATGAAAAGGAATATGGAAGGGGCTCAATTAGATAAAGAAACAGCAGCAGATGTTGACGAAGAACAATCACAGGGTGATGAATTTGCTGTTATGTACTCTAATGATGTCGCTGCCAAACTTATTGAAGAAAAGATGATTGATACTGAAGATGGAAATAGAGTCATTCAAATGTATCAGTATCAATCTGCGGATTCAACTAAGAAATTTACGTTAATTCAGGAAAAAGCAGAAATTATGCCTGCCGGTGCAATGGCATCAACACCTGTGAATGGTGAGCCTGTGGATTTAGGCTTTACAGTTGGAGCGATGACGGCAACAGGTATTCAATGGACCTACGATGGAGTTGAATATATGCTTGCTTCTTCTGAATTAACACCAGAAGAAATGGTAAGTGTGGCTCGTTCTGTACAAGGAACTATGGTAAAATAA
- the alr gene encoding alanine racemase: MTFLRDTWAEVNLDAIEWNVKKMREFLSDDVQIMAVVKANAYGHGDLEVAETALESGASMVAVAILDEAIALRKKGIKAPILVLGASRPEDAPLAAAHDISVTVFQAGWLVKAERHLGIHPLKIHIKCDTGMGRLGVLSFSELNELVQMVKQSPQFIWEGIYTHFATADQIDERYFQKQLTMFDSWMEQLDEKPSMIHASNSAAAMKQDSKKFNAIRMGISMYGLSPSPEIKPFLPFELKPALSLYTKIVHVKRVEKGSAISYGNTYVAEQGEWIATLPIGYADGWIRKNQGKDVSLEGIRVPIVGRVCMDQCMIKLPDYYPEGTKVCLIGEVVTIDEVAERLDTINYEVACMISSRVPRIFIKNNQRKAVKNIILDQTP, translated from the coding sequence ATGACATTTCTTCGTGATACATGGGCAGAAGTAAATTTAGATGCGATTGAATGGAACGTTAAAAAAATGAGGGAGTTTCTTTCAGATGACGTTCAAATTATGGCAGTTGTGAAAGCGAACGCATACGGGCATGGAGATCTAGAGGTTGCCGAGACTGCACTTGAATCAGGTGCCAGTATGGTAGCTGTCGCAATTTTAGACGAAGCCATTGCACTTCGAAAAAAAGGGATAAAAGCTCCGATTTTAGTATTAGGTGCATCAAGACCTGAGGATGCTCCGCTTGCAGCTGCCCATGATATATCGGTGACGGTTTTTCAAGCAGGATGGCTTGTAAAAGCAGAACGGCATCTTGGTATCCATCCTTTAAAAATTCATATTAAATGTGATACGGGAATGGGTCGCTTAGGGGTCCTAAGTTTTTCAGAATTAAACGAACTGGTGCAAATGGTAAAGCAATCCCCTCAGTTCATCTGGGAAGGGATCTACACCCACTTTGCTACAGCTGATCAGATAGATGAACGCTATTTTCAAAAGCAGCTGACCATGTTTGATTCTTGGATGGAACAGCTTGACGAGAAACCAAGTATGATTCATGCAAGCAATAGTGCAGCGGCTATGAAGCAAGATAGTAAGAAATTTAATGCAATCCGAATGGGAATATCGATGTACGGCCTTTCTCCGTCCCCAGAAATTAAACCATTTCTTCCATTTGAACTAAAGCCAGCATTGTCCCTTTATACAAAAATAGTTCATGTGAAGCGGGTCGAAAAGGGATCGGCTATAAGCTACGGAAACACCTATGTAGCTGAACAGGGTGAATGGATTGCTACACTTCCGATTGGGTATGCAGATGGATGGATTCGAAAAAATCAGGGAAAAGACGTTTCCCTTGAAGGGATTCGGGTTCCGATTGTAGGAAGAGTCTGCATGGATCAATGTATGATTAAACTTCCTGATTATTACCCTGAAGGAACAAAGGTTTGTTTAATTGGAGAAGTTGTCACCATAGATGAGGTAGCTGAACGCCTGGATACCATTAATTATGAAGTGGCATGTATGATATCCAGCCGGGTTCCGCGCATCTTTATAAAAAACAACCAAAGAAAGGCAGTAAAAAATATAATTTTAGATCAAACTCCCTAA
- a CDS encoding CopG family ribbon-helix-helix protein: MSDPSLTTEITVRLPKQLVSELDSYADSENLNLNELIYRATNMYLRERKKRQIRESMRRGYMEMSKINLSIASEAFQAEYEAEHTVEKLVSGG; encoded by the coding sequence GTGTCAGATCCAAGCCTTACAACAGAAATAACTGTTCGGCTACCGAAACAACTTGTTTCCGAACTTGACAGCTATGCGGATAGTGAAAATTTGAATCTGAATGAACTCATTTATCGTGCAACGAACATGTATCTGCGTGAAAGAAAGAAAAGACAAATCCGAGAATCAATGAGAAGAGGCTATATGGAAATGTCCAAAATTAACCTCTCAATTGCTTCGGAAGCGTTTCAAGCGGAATATGAGGCAGAACATACCGTAGAAAAGCTGGTCAGCGGGGGATAA